The Luteolibacter sp. Y139 DNA window TGAAGGAGTGCAGATGCACCGCCACCGCACCCTTCTTGAACTTGAAGTTCGGGTTGGTGAAGGGCCCGTTCACATTCCAGTCATACCATCCGAAATAGAGGGCCGTGTCATGCAGTGGGTAGTTCGTCGGCAGGGTATCGGGAAAGCGGTCGATGATCACCGGAATGCCAGCATCGCGATGGGCCTTGGCCACCTTCTCCATCGCCGGGTCACCTTCCGGGCTCTCGAGATACTTTTGCGACAGGTCGACGACGGACATTCCCCACAGGCCGGTCTGCTCCGTCTCGATCGCGTCCTTGATCATCTGCCCGCAGATCTCCTTGGTCGGCCCGTCAATGCGTCCCACCAGGGTCATCGGCAATCTCGCCTCGGCGGCGGTCTTCTCCTGCTTGAAGTAGGGGTTGTTCACCATGCCCTCGACGGGCACGCCTTCGTTCCCCAGCAGGGCCAGCTCCGAATCCACCGCGGCCTGGGTGGTGTCGGTGAAGGGCTGCTTTCCCGGCGGCGGCGGAAGCGCTGGTCCAGTGCCGGCGATCCGGCTCGGCACGCCCCGCATGCAGACCAGGATGCGGATCTTCGACTGCGTCGGCGACAAGTTCCCCTGGGCATCGCGGCCGCGGACCCACCACTCGCGGCGGTCATACTCGCGGATCAGCCGGTTGCGCAGCTTGTCATCGAAATCCTTGCGGGAGATTTCCTCCGCATCCGGAAGTTCCAAGCCCACCAGATGGTCCGCGGGAATGCCGCGCACCTTGGCATAGAACTCCGCCAGTGCCTTCGAATCCTCGGACGTGGAATTGAACAGCACCGCCACCGACGCGGGCTCGGGAGGTGCGGGCAGGGCCTGCAAAACCCCGCAAAAACATAACAATAAGCCGAGTCGCCGCATCACCCGGCGAACAATGCCTGTTGGAGACGGCGAGGCAAGCCCGGGGAGGGGGCCGGAACCGGCAGAAATTTCGGATTTCCGAAATGCTTTTGTTGCGATTGAATGCCGCCACCTTGATCGAGATTTTCCCATCCTTGGCCCATCCCGTCTGGTACGTGCCGGCCTTCCTGATCGGCGCCTGCATCGGGTCGTTCCTGAACGTGGTCATTTATCGCGTGCCCATCGGGTTGTCGGTAAATGAGCCGAAGCGCTCCTTCTGTCCGAAGTGCAAGGCGGACATCCCGATGCGCCTGAACATCCCGCTGATCAGCTGGCTGTGGCTGCGCGGGAAATGTGCGAACTGCCGGGCTCCGATCGCCTTCCGCTACTTTGGGGTGGAACTGCTGACGGCGGTGCTCTTCGCGGCGATCTGGTGGTTTCTCCAGACCTCGGTGCCGCTCGGTCTCTTCCTCAAGCCGGAGCTCGGCGCACTGCTGCCGCTGTGGATCATGGCCGGCTTGTTCGTGGCGATTGCCTTCATCGATATCGAGCACCTGATCATCCCGACCTCGTTCACCACGGCGATTTCGATCGTGGGCTTGGGCGCGGCGGCACTGTGGCCCCGGTTGCCGGATCTCTCCGGCTGGGCCAGCCTCGATCCGTTGTTGGCCGATGGCTTGAAGCAGTCCGTGCTCGGCTGGATCATCGGCTTCTGCGGCCTTTGGTGCATGGTGCTGTTAGGAAAGCTCGCCTTCGGGAAGAAGAAGATGGAATTCGCCGAGCCGGTCGCATGGAAGCTGATCGAGCCGGAGAACGACGTGGACCCGATCTTCTTCGAGATGAATGACGAGAAGACCGCATGGTGGGACATCTTTTACCGCAAGACCGACCGGCTGATCCTCACCGCGACGGAAGTCATTGCCAATGGCGAGAGCCATGGAGCTGGCGAAGTGACGATCCGGGAACAGAGCGTGGAACTGCCCGGGGGAACGGTGATCCCGCTGGATGAGCTGAAGTCGCTGGAAGGAAAGGGAACCCGCGCCGTGATCCCTCGCGAGGCGATGGGAATGGGCGACGTGCACCTCATGGGAGCCATCGGCGCCTTCTTCGGTTGGGCCGGTGTTTTCTTCAGCCTCTTCTCGGCGTCCCTCTTTGCGATCGTGGCCGCGGTCTTGGGTCGGATCGGTTTTGGCAAGCAGCTTCCTTTTGGCCCCTTCCTGATCCTTGGCGCACTGACCTGGATGTTCGGCGGATGGAAGCTCGCCGAATGGTATTTTAGCAGGTTCACGATCGGCCACTAAAGCCGGTCAGTGGCAGCACGATGGCAGTTCCTTTTCCTGCACTACCTCCGGGGTTCGGACCGGAAGCGTATCGTGCAAGCGCCACGCCAGCACCAGAGCGGTGACCAGGGCCAGTCCGCGCTGGATGCGAGCCATGCCGGTGGGCGTGAGCTTCTTCCGCAGTCGCTGGAATTGATGCTGCACCACCCACAGCAGCGGCACCGTGCCGAGGCCGAAGGCGAGCGCCACCTCCGCGCCACGCGCCGCGGATCCCGAGGCAAGCAACGCGAGGAAGACCGCATACAGCGGCCCACAGGGAAGGAATGGCGTGAAGAGGCCAGTCAATCCCGCGCCGGCAATCACCGGCAGCTTCATCGTCCTGAAACGCAGCCTCGCGATGAAGCGCATCAGGAAGGCGGGGCGTGGGATCTTCTTCTCCAAGCCCGTGGCTAACAGCAGCAGCGCTGCCACCAGTGCCCACGGCAGCAGCACCGCCGGCGAATGGAAGAACCAGCCGAGCGGCTCTTTTCCCAGTGCCCCGCACAATGCGCCAATCGTGCTGTAAGCGAAAAGCCGTCCCGCGTGGTAGGCCGAAGCCGCGGTCATGCGCTCGCTCTCGCTTTTCGCCATCATGCCGACTCCGCACGCCAGCGGACCGCACATGCCAGCGCAGTGCAAGCTGGTGGCTAGTCCGGCCACGAGGGCTCCGGCGAGCGTCAAGTCCATGGTGTGGGGAATGACGAATTCAGAATGTCCGAATGTCGAAGGGCTCCTGTTCAGGGCATTTCATTCGTCATTCGGAAATTCGTCATTCGGCCTTAATTTCGATCTGCTGCGGGGCTTGCTTCACGGCCACGGTGATAAGAGCGGTCCATGCCGTGATCAGCAGCAGAAAGGCGAAGCAGACGAAGATCCATGGATGGCGGACGAAGAAGGCGGGACGTTCGGAGTTCATGATGGGTCAGGGTTGAGGAGTGGAAGGCTCGGGGCCGAGGAAACGCATCTGGTGACGCAGCACCACGTCACCCGGCTCTGCATGGATTTCGATTTCGAGGTCGGCGGCTCCGCGATAAGCTGTCGTGGGAGCCACTACGATGGCGGGGCGGGTGATCTCTCCGCCCGGCGGTACCTCGATGGAGGTATCGGCGCCGCTCAGCGTGTAGCCTTCCGGCGCGTTGGAGAGATGCAGCGTGAAACGAGCGGGCTGGTTGCGCTTGTTGTAGAAGCGGACCTGGTAGTGGTTTCGCACCGCCGTGGCATCGGTGTAGAAGGGTTGGCCGCGCATGCGGGTGAAGTCGGCAGTGAAGGGCCGCGCTTGTCTCCAGCCCGCGATCGCGAAGGCGATCAGCCCCAGCGCTCCCAGAATGGTGTAGGCAATCACGCGCGGGCGGATGAGGCGGCGCTTCTTCCCGGTGAGGCCATTCAACGAATCGTAGCGGACCAGTCCTTTCGGCCGGCCGATCTTCGTCATGATGTCGTCGCATGCGTCGATGCAGGCGGCGCAGCCGATGCACTCGAGCTGCAGGCCATTGCGGATATCGATGCCGGTCGGACAGACATTCACGCAACGCCGGCAATCGATGCAGTCGCCCGTCACCTTGCCCTTGGAACCACGGGGCTCGCCGCGCTTTTCATCGTAACCGACGTTCACCGTGTCGTCATCGGTCAGCGCACTCTGCAAGCGGCCGTAGGGGCACATGATCACGCAGAACTGCTCACGGAACCACCCGAAGCAGAACCACAACGATGCGGTGAGGAAGATGACGATGCCAAACGAAGTCGCGTGCGCCAACGGTCCCTCATGCATGTGCTCGTAGAGCCGCGGGATCGAGACGAAGTAGGAGAGGAAGACGTGGGCGATCAGCGCGGAGCAGATCGCGTAGAGCAGGTGCTTCGTCCCGCGCCGGGCGATTTTCCCAGCGCTCCACGACGCGGCATCCAGCTTGCGGCGCGCGACCGCATCGCCCTCGGTCCAGCGCTCGATGCGGCGGAAGACGTGGTCAAGGAAGACGGTGTAGGGGCAAGCCCAGCCGCACCACAGCCGGCCTAACAATGCAGTCACGAAGAACAGCGTGAAGCCCAGTCCCGTGACGCCGAAGAACATCACCCACAGGTCCTGCGGGACCAGCGTCAGGCCGAAGACGTGGAAGCGGCGCTGTTCGACATCGAAGAACAGGGCCGGGTTGCCATTGATGGGAATCCACGGCAGCGCGATGTAGATGGCGATCAAGAAAGCGCCGAAGATCCGCCGCGCGGTGGTCCACTTTCCCGACACGTCCGCAGTGTGCAGGAAAAAGCGCGATCCATCCTGATTGATCGTGGTGACGGAATCGAGGTTCGGACGCTTCTGGACCGGGGAAGACATGATGGAGCGGACAGGGGAACGGTGGCAGGCCGGCGGCTCCGTGACTGCGCATCCTCTCGCAGAGAGTCCGCGGATTCCACCTGTAGCGGAACGACTGCGTCGTTCCGGCTGGGCACGGGTCGCATCAGCAATTCAAGCGGCGCTTCCCCTTCAAGCATCGCCCCGCCGGAAGAGCGCAGCCCTCCCGCTACATGGGCTGAGCGCTTCCAGCCGTCTCTTGCAGCTTCGCCATTCATCCATCGAACATTCGGTCTTCGAACATTCGAATTCGCAGAGCGCCAAACCATCGGGAACAGGCTGAACAATGGCTTGGAACAGTCGTTCGCGGAAGCGTGGGTGATCGTGGTGGTGGTCGGTTTCGTTGGTTTTCATTTGGGGGGATCGGTAAAGGCAGCACTCAGCCGCCGAAGTCCTTCGGATTCCTCGAAATCAGGAACGCCGTCAGCTCGGCGATCTGTTTCGGCGTGAGCATCTGTCCCCAGGCCTGCATCTTCGCGCCATTGTTGCCGGGGGAGTCGGCTGGCGTGCCCTTGTTGATCAGGTTGAAGATGTCCATCGGCTTCGCGCCATACTTCCACTGGCCGTCGGTGAGGGGCAGGCCGGGCAGCGGGATCTTGTTGCCGCCCACGTTCATGGTAGCGCTCAAGTCGGCGGCGTGGCAGGCGACGCAATTGATCGAGAACGTCGCTTCTCCCGATGTCACGATCGACGGATCGGTGGACCACTTCGAGATCAGCGTGGCGTCATCGAGCGATGCTAGCGTGGCAGCAAGCTCCTTGTCCTTCTTTTCCTGAAGCGCGGTGACCTCCGCGATGATGTGCTGCTGGTCCGTCTTGTAGACAGCCGTGTGGTAGTAGAGCACCCAGTAAGCAACGAACCACACGATGCCACCGTAGAAAGTGAAGAGCCACCAGTTCGGCAGCTTCTGGTCGAATTCCTGGATGCCGTCGTACTCGTGCTCGCGCAGGATGACCTCGCCCTTCTCCTTGGCGTAGTCGCCGCGTTTGATCTCGTCGTCGGGATTCATGGATCGGAAGGTTTGTCGGAATCGTTCAAGGGAAGGTCGGCCATGCGCTTTTGCTCGTCTGGCTTCAGGCGGATCGCGCGCAGCGTGGTGACGAGGAAGACGGTAAAGAGGACGCCGAAGGCGATCATCGGGACGATGGTCGCCCAGTCTTCGAGGATGACGCGTTTGAACATGGCAGTATCACGGGTTGGCGGAGGTTTCGCCCTTGCCAAAGGCCTTGGTCTTGTCGGTGACGTTGCGGTAGCTGTCCGGATCGAGCGGCACTGCCGCGGGCGGGCCGTCCTTGTGGATCTCGTGGTAGGTGCCGAGCTTCTGGACGTAGGCGATCAGCGCGACGACTTGGCTTTCCGAGAAATGGCGGACCAGTTCCTCGGTGCTCGCGCCCTTCATCGGCTCGTAGCCGACGGGTGAAGATCCTTCGAAGAGCGAGCGGGCGATGGCCATGCCTTGTTCGCGGGCCTGCTGGTCGATCTCATCCTTCGTCCATGCCGGGAAGGGGACACCGAGTTGGCGTTGGACGGCGATCTTGTTCGGCAGCGATTTGAAGTCGGTCTTCTGCTCGTAGAGCCATGGGTAAGGGGGCATGTTCGAGTCGTCATTCGCCCAACGCGGGTTCATGAAGTGGAACCAGTGCCACTTGTTGTCGCGCTTGCCGGAGCGGACCTTGTCCGAGCCCTGGACGAAGTTGCCGCCCTCACGGGCGAGGTCGGGCCCCGTGCGCTTGGAGCCCCATTGATACGGGTAATCGTAAAGCGACTCGCCGAGGTGCGAGAAGTCGTCCTTCACGCCGGCACGGCCGTAGCGCATCACATCCGGCATCAGCGTGCGGATCATTTGCGAGTGGCAGTTGTAGCAGCCCTCGCTGACGTAGAGATCGCGGCCGGCGAGCTCGAGTGGTGTGTAGAGTTCCTGTAAGCGCCCTTCGATGTTCTTCTCGCGGTTTACCAGCAGCGACGGGACGATCTGGACGCTGCCGCCGATGGCCACGGCGATGAAAGTGAGCAAGGTGAAGGGCAGGTAGTTCCGCAGCAGGCTTTCGTGCCACTGGTCCCAGGCACCGCCCTTGGCCTTGAAGACGCGGACGGCCTTGATCACCAGCAGGATCGTGGCTAGCAGCGCGGCCTTGTCGGCATGCGGCGGCAGGAAGAACCACAGGATCATCATCGCGAGCGCGGCCACGCAGTAGGCGACCGGATCGCTGAAGAGGGCTTCTCCGAAGCGCAGGCGATCGTAGGTCTTCTCCGGCACGGCGACTTCCACCGTGTCATCGGTCGCCTTGCCCGAGCGGGCGGTCATGAAGATATTCAGCGCGCAGAAGAAGAAGCCGAGCAGGTAGAGTCCGCCGCCGAAGGAGCGCAGGATGTAGGGGAGCTGGATCGCCTTGAGCGTTTCCACGAACTCATACTTCAGCGTGGTGCCGCCTTCTGCGACTTCGCCAAGCATCAGCCCCTGCGTGATGCCGGCCGTCCACATCGCCGTCACGTAGAGCAGGATGCCGACGAGCCCGACCCAGAAGTGCATGTTGGCGAGCGAACTCGACCACAGTTTGGTTTTCCACAGTCGCGGAGCCAGCCAGTAGAACATGCCGGCGGCCATGAAGCCATTCCAGCCGAGCGCACCGGAGTGGACGTGACCGATGCCCCAGTCGGTGTAGTGCGAGAGTGCATTCACCGCGCGGATCGAAAGCAGCGGTCCTTCAAACGTGGCCATGCCGTAGAAGGTGATCCCGGCGGCGAAAAACTTGATCACCGGATCGGTGCGCAGCTTCGCCCATGCGCCGCGCAAGGTGAGCAGGCCATTCAACATGCCACCCCACGAGGGAGCCCACAGCATCAGCGAGAAGAGCATGCCAAGCATCTGCAGCCAGCGCGGCAGCGAGGTATTCAGCAGGTGGTGAGGCCCGGCCCAGATGTAGATGAAGACCAGCGACCAGAAGTGAACGATTGAGAGACGATAGCTATAGACCGGCCGGTTCGCTGCCTTTGGCAGGAAGTAATACATGATCCCGAGGATCGGGGTCGTCAGGAAGAAGGCGACGGCGTTGTGGCCATACCACCACTGCACCAGGCCATCCTGCAGGCCGCCGAAGATCGGGTATGAGTGGATCCACGAAGTCGGGATCGAGAGGTGATTGACGATATAGAGCATCGCGACCGTCACGATGGTGGCGATGTAAAACCACAGCGCGACGTAGAGGCTCGGCTCATTGCGCTTGGCCAGCGTCCAGAAAAAGTTGATCCCGAAGATCACCCAGACCAGTGCGACCGCGATATTGATCGGCCAGATCAGCTCGGCGTATTCCTTCCCGCGGGTGAGACCTGCCGGTAGGGTGATCGCTGCCGCCACGATGATGAGCTGCCAGCCCCACATATGGATCTTGGAAAGGAGATCCGAGGCCGTGCGCGTCTTGCACAATCGCTGGGTGGAATAGTAGATGCCCGCGAAGGCCATGTTGCCGACGAAGGCGAAGATCACCGCATTCGTGTGCAGTGGTCGCAAACGGCCGAAGGTGATGTATTGCAGGCCCTCGCCTTTGAACAAACCGCCGGTGATGGTCTCGATGAACTTGCCGTTCATCTGCCACCACGAGAGCTGGGTGGCGCAGATCACGCCGACGAGCATACCCACGATGCCCCACACGATGGAGGCGATCATGAACTGCCGCACCGTGCGGTCGTCGTAGGTGATAGTGGTGGTCTTGGCGGTCGCGGTGTTCATTTCGAAGTCGGGGTGTCGTCGTCGAGGGGCAGCAGGGAATCGCGTTCGGGCGACGAACGGCGCGAGCGGCGGAACTCGCCGGCGAAGCAGAAGATGAAGATCCCGGCCAGGCAGGAGCTCACGAGGATGGTCAGGGCGATGACGTTCATGGCATCACGGCCAGTAAAATGCGGCCGCATGAACCCGTCCCCGCGCCGCTTGCCAGAGAGTGCGCGGATTCTATCAAACCGTGTCCGCCATCTCGCGTGTGGTGCTCCACTCAAGGTAGGTGTCGCCGATGATCGATGGCAGCGAGCGGTCGCTGAAAAGCTCCGGCCGCAGGATGAGGTGGAGACCTTTCCCGTCGGCGGGCGCCGGTCCCAAGGAGACGCGGAAGACGTTGGTGAGATCGACGCATCCCTCGACTGCAAGGAGGCCATCAAGCACCGCATGACCGCGCCGGGCGAGCGCCCCCAGTACCTTGCGGCGGCTGCAGGGGCTGTTCGGCGGGCAATTCTTGCAGCCGTCGTCCATGCCCAGCAGACTCCGCTGGGTCGGCGTTTCGGAGATGGCTTGGATCAATTCCGGGGCGAAGGCGGTCCATCTGCCTGCTGCGTCATCGTCAAACTCATTCAAATGTCGGGCAATCGCAGGAGCGAGGCCGGCAGGAAGCTCCGGGAAGCCATGAAGCACCACGCCCGGCGCAGCGGTCCGGGGAGCGAGGAACCATCGATGGAAGGCGGGTAGATTGCTGGCGAGCATGACCCGGAGCGTAGGAGTCCGGGCGGGCTTCTGCTGCGCATCCGTTTCGAAAAGGCGCGCGGATTTTCTGAAATCAGCTAGCGGCGAGGGGGACCGGAAGGCAATGCAGCGCAAAAAACGTTCGCCATCCCGCGCCGGGTCGTTCGGAATCCCGCCTGTGATCCATCCGACGGCGATCATTTCCCCGGAAGCCAAGCTCGGCGCGAACGTTCGCGTCGGGCCCTACTGCGTCATCGAGGCCGGAGTCGAACTCGGCGACGGCTGCGTGCTCCACTCCCACGTCGTGCTCGGTGGTCCGTCCCGGATCGGCAAGGACAACGAGTTCTTCCCGTTCGCCGTGATCGGCGGGAAAACCCAGGACCTCAAGTACGAGGGCGAGCCGACCTACCTCGAAATCGGCGACCGCAATGTTTTCCGCGAGAACACGACCGTTCACCGCGGCACTCACGCCCATACTCCGACGCGGATCGGCAGCGATAACCTGTTCCTCTGCTACTCGCACGTCGCCCACGACTGCCAGCTGGGGAACCACATCATTCTCTCCAACAACGGCACCCTCGCCGGTCACGTGGAAGTGGCAGACCACGCGATCGTCTCCGGTCTCGCGGCCATCCACCAGTTCTGCCGGATCGGTTGCCACTCGATCATCGGCGGCTGCGCGAAGATCGTGCAGGACGTGCCGCCCTACATGATCGTCGATGGCAATCCCGGTGCGACCCGCGGGCTCAATCTCGTCGGCCTACAGCGTCGCGGATTTTCCGAGGACGACATCAAGGCGCTCAAGAAGGCCTACAAGAAGCTCTTCCTCAAGAAGGACGGCAACCTCGCGAACCTGCTCAGCTCGCTGAAAGCGGATCGCCCCGCGAACTCCGAGCCGGTGAAGCACCTGATCGAGTTCATCGAGCGCTCGCAGCGGGGGATCTCGCGGTAGGCGAACTCAGGGCGTCACCGGAGACCGCTCGGCTCCGTTGACGAGCACCTTTCCTTTGTCCCGAAGATTGACCACGTCGCCCGACTTGAGGGCTCCGTAGTCCTTGCCATCCACGGTCAAGGTCTTGCCGTCGGTCTTTGCTTTCACGCTCTCCCCGTTGAATTCGATCCCGCCCGTCCCTGACGAGGAGGATGAAGTTTCGTCGGGGACTTGGAATGTGATGCCTTGACCCTTCAGTTCCGTCCCGGTCGAGACGACAGCCTTGAACTTGCACGAGCCGAGAACGAGGACGGCGAGCAGGGGCAGAACGGACCATTTCATCCGGATGAGCCTAGCCTGACTGGCCTTCAAGACAAGCCAGCGGTTTAGACCGTCATCTCGCCTGCCTGAGCGGGATTGGCCGGATCGAGTGGAACCCCGGAAACCAGATGGATATGCAAGTGTGGCGTGCTCTGATAGCTGCCGCCATTCGTGATGATCTTGTAGTTCGTCTCCGCAAGCCCGCGTTCGCGGATGATCGACACCGCGACCTCGAGAAGCTCCGAAAGCAACGTCGAATCGGTCACATCGACCAGCCGCGCGATGTGCTGCTTCGGGATGATCACCACGTGCATCTCCCAAGTCGGCCGGGTGTGCTCGAAGGCAAGCACCCGGTCCGTCTCCGCCACCACGGTGACGGGGACACGGCCGCTCAGAACGGAGTCGCAGTAGAAGTCGCCAGCCACGGCGGAAGGGAAGAAGGAGGAAATCAACCCTCGATTTCCGCTCGTGCATAGAGTTCGGCCAGCGGCAGCGAGGCTTCGATTTCCGGTAGGGGAACGGCAGCCTCCAGACCGTCGTAATGCTCTACGGCAAATCCGCCTTCGGAACGGCGGCGGTAGGCTGTGACCGATGCCCCGTCGGGCTCGACGAGAAGTAGAACCTTGAGTGAGGAGACGGTCAGGTAAGCGTCACGCTTCTCGCCAAGATCAGCGCGGCGAGTCGATTCACTTAGGACTTCGATCACGACTACCGGTTGGTCTTGGAAGTGGTCGGTTGCCGGGTTGGGGTGGCAGACGACCATCGCGTCAGGATAGTAAAAGCGGGTGTGATCGGGGAACTCGATGCGAACTTTGGTGTCGCCGTTGAAAGGCTGGCAGGGCTTGCCCCGGAGCTGGACGGCGAGGAGAACAAGGGCATCGGTGGCGATGACATTGTGCCGGTTCGTCGCGCCAGCCATGGCGTGAACCGTGCCGCCGATATACTCGTGCTTCACATCGCTGACTTCCTCGCCGGCAAGGTAGTCAGCGATTGAAAGAGGCGATGCTTTCGCGAGAGCGGTCATGGTGCGAAACTATAGGATATGCTGTTTGGCGGCAAACCGGGATTTTGGGCTCACACGCACACCGGGCACTCGTTGATCTTTTTGAAGAAGTCGTTGCCCTTGTCATCCACGAGAATGAAGGCGGGGAAGTTCTCCACGCGGATCTTCCACACGGCTTCCATACCGAGCTCGGGATACTCGACGACTTCCTGGCTCTTGATGTGTTCCTTCGCGAGCAGGGCGGCGGGGCCGCCAGCGGAGCCGAGGTAGAAGCCGCCGTGGGCCTTGCAGGCATCGGTCACGGCCTGCGAGCGGTTGCCCTTGGCGAGCATCACCTTCGAGCCGCCGTGGCTTTGGAAGAGATCCACGTAGGAGTCCATGCGGCCTGCGGTGGTCGGCCCGAAGGAGCCTGACGGATAGCCCGCGGGAGTCTTGGCCGGGCCGGCGTAGTAGACCGGGTAGTCCTTGATATAGGCGGGCAAGTCGCCGGTTTCATCGAGGACTTCCTTGAGCTTCGCGTGGGCGATATCGCGGGCGACGATGATGGTGCCGCTCAGTGAGACCGCGGTGGTGACCGGGTACTTGCTCAGCGTGGCGAGGGTCTTCTCCATGCCCTGATCGAGGTCGATCTCCACGCCCTTGAATTTCCAGTCGCGATACTTCTCCGGGATGAAGCGGCCGGGGTTCTTCTCCAGCTTCTCAAGGAAGATCCCGTCCTTGGTGATCTTCGCTTTCGCCTGGCGGTCGGCGGAGCAGGAGACGCCGATGCCGACCGGACAGGAGGCACCGTGGCGCGGCAGTCGCACCACGCGGACATCCAGCGCGAAGTATTTCCCGCCGAATTGCGCGCCGATTCCAATCTGCTGTGCCAATCCTAACAGCTCCTTCTCCAGCTCCAGATCGCGGAATGCCTGGCCTTGGATATTGCCGGAGGTCGGCAGTGCATCATAGTAGCGCGTCGAAGCCATCTTCACCGTTTTCAGGCAGGTCTCCGCCGAAGTGCCACCGATGACGATCGCGAGGTGATACGGCGGGCAGGCAGCCGTGCCCAGCGAGCGCATCTTCTCGACGCAGAATTCCTTCAGGCGTTTCGGATTCAGCAGCGCCTTCGTCTCCTGATAGAGGAAAGTCTTGTTGGCCGAGCCGCCGCCCTTGCTGACGAAGAGGAATTTGTAGGCGTCACCGTCGGAGGCATAGAGGTCGATCTGCGCCGGCAGGTTCGTCTTGGTATTCGCCTCGTCATACATCGTGAGCGGGGCAGTCTGCGAGTAGCGCAGGTTTTCCTCCTGATACGTCTTGTGAATGCCCTTCGACAGCCACTCGGCGTCATCACAGCCAGTCCACACCTGCTGGCCCTTCTTGCCGACGACTGTCGCGGTGCCGGTGTCCTGGCAAGCGGGGAGGATGCCCTTGGCAGCGATCTCTGCATTCTTCAGCAGCATCAGCGCGACCATGCGGTCGTTCTCAGTCGCCTCGGGGTCATCGAGGATCGCGGCGACCTGCGCGAGGTGACTCGGACGCAGCGTGAAATTGATCGCCTTCATCGCCTCGTTCGCAAGCAGCGCGAGACCTTCCGGCGCGACCTTCAGGACCGGCTTCCCTTCGAATTCCGAGACCGACACGTGCTCCGTGGTGAGGCACTCATACTCGGTCGTGTCGGGACCGAGCGGGAAGGGATCCTGATAGACGAATTCGGACATGCGGGGGAGCTTAGGCACGGCCCGCGGGGCGTCCAGTCCCGGGAAAAAATTGAATCCCCGCCGGCACGGGGCCGGACGGGGATCCGTTGGGGAGGATGGTTTCAGGCGCGGCGGCGGCGCAGCAGGGCCAGCAGGCCGAAGGCACCGAGCAAGGCGGACGAAGGCTCGGGGACCACGACCCAGAGACGGTCTTGGCCGTTCGGGACGGGGTCATTCCCGGCATCGACCGGCTTGGCATACTGGAAAGTGAATCCGGGCTGGTAGGTCCAGCCGCCAGCGACACCGGCGAGGAAGGTCTCGGCATTGCTCCGACCCAGCGCGATGTCCGGGTCCGCCACCGTGTCGACGCTGAAGTTCCCGCTGTCGAGATTACCCGATGCCGGATCGTGGATGATTTCCCACAAGGCGAGCTGCATGCCGGCCGAGTAGGCGAGGAGATCATTGTAGCCGCCATACCCGGCGTCCGGCCAATCGCCACCGCTGGCGGAAATCGCGTCGCGCACCATGCCGTCGAAGACCGGCAGGGTATTGTAGAGCAGGGCGGAGATGTCGTCGGACTGGGCAAGCGTCAGGCTGCCGAAGCCCGAACTCACGTCGTAGTGAGTGCTTTCGTTGAAGCCCGCGCCGAAGTCGGCACAGAAATCGAAGATCCACGCGCCCCCCGGACCCGTCCGCAGATCCGCTCCGGCATATTGATTCACCGAAGAGGCACCGAGCGTGATCAAATACTGCCCGGACTCATAACGCTGCTCCAGATCCGGCTGCAACGTCTGGGCCAACGCAGGCAAGGCCAGCGCGGCAAAAGACAGAACGGTCGTGAGCGTGGGGAACCGCATCGTTTTGAGGGATGCACCGGCGAACTGGACCGACGGTGCAGCGGAGGTGAGGCGATATTTAAGAAATCCTAAATGATCCGCAAGCTTTCATTTCCGCTCGCGGGCGCATCGATTGGAGACGAACCGTGCCCCGAGCGGCATTTGGAAAAGCACGCGCGCCATGGCAGTCATCGATACCTTCCTGAAACTGATGTTAGAGAAGCGCGCCG harbors:
- a CDS encoding cbb3-type cytochrome c oxidase N-terminal domain-containing protein; protein product: MNPDDEIKRGDYAKEKGEVILREHEYDGIQEFDQKLPNWWLFTFYGGIVWFVAYWVLYYHTAVYKTDQQHIIAEVTALQEKKDKELAATLASLDDATLISKWSTDPSIVTSGEATFSINCVACHAADLSATMNVGGNKIPLPGLPLTDGQWKYGAKPMDIFNLINKGTPADSPGNNGAKMQAWGQMLTPKQIAELTAFLISRNPKDFGG
- the ccoG gene encoding cytochrome c oxidase accessory protein CcoG, with the protein product MSSPVQKRPNLDSVTTINQDGSRFFLHTADVSGKWTTARRIFGAFLIAIYIALPWIPINGNPALFFDVEQRRFHVFGLTLVPQDLWVMFFGVTGLGFTLFFVTALLGRLWCGWACPYTVFLDHVFRRIERWTEGDAVARRKLDAASWSAGKIARRGTKHLLYAICSALIAHVFLSYFVSIPRLYEHMHEGPLAHATSFGIVIFLTASLWFCFGWFREQFCVIMCPYGRLQSALTDDDTVNVGYDEKRGEPRGSKGKVTGDCIDCRRCVNVCPTGIDIRNGLQLECIGCAACIDACDDIMTKIGRPKGLVRYDSLNGLTGKKRRLIRPRVIAYTILGALGLIAFAIAGWRQARPFTADFTRMRGQPFYTDATAVRNHYQVRFYNKRNQPARFTLHLSNAPEGYTLSGADTSIEVPPGGEITRPAIVVAPTTAYRGAADLEIEIHAEPGDVVLRHQMRFLGPEPSTPQP
- a CDS encoding TIGR03790 family protein, with product MQALPAPPEPASVAVLFNSTSEDSKALAEFYAKVRGIPADHLVGLELPDAEEISRKDFDDKLRNRLIREYDRREWWVRGRDAQGNLSPTQSKIRILVCMRGVPSRIAGTGPALPPPPGKQPFTDTTQAAVDSELALLGNEGVPVEGMVNNPYFKQEKTAAEARLPMTLVGRIDGPTKEICGQMIKDAIETEQTGLWGMSVVDLSQKYLESPEGDPAMEKVAKAHRDAGIPVIIDRFPDTLPTNYPLHDTALYFGWYDWNVNGPFTNPNFKFKKGAVAVHLHSFSATQLRDATKNWCAPLLAKGAAATLGNVYEPYLPLTHNFDIFNARLMAGYTLVEAAYMAVPVLSWQNVVIGDPLYRPFIHLDGSGEKADADRVYRAMRLAALRWKDDPKQLEAMLREAADRMKSGVLLEAEALSLANRKEETAAAEEFRKAKLYYADKPDRLRMDLHLAAMEREAGKKAEAIKVLRGARTLYADIPESLAATSWLNILDPPPPPPAQPQPPQK
- a CDS encoding sulfite exporter TauE/SafE family protein — encoded protein: MDLTLAGALVAGLATSLHCAGMCGPLACGVGMMAKSESERMTAASAYHAGRLFAYSTIGALCGALGKEPLGWFFHSPAVLLPWALVAALLLLATGLEKKIPRPAFLMRFIARLRFRTMKLPVIAGAGLTGLFTPFLPCGPLYAVFLALLASGSAARGAEVALAFGLGTVPLLWVVQHQFQRLRKKLTPTGMARIQRGLALVTALVLAWRLHDTLPVRTPEVVQEKELPSCCH
- a CDS encoding prepilin peptidase gives rise to the protein MLLLRLNAATLIEIFPSLAHPVWYVPAFLIGACIGSFLNVVIYRVPIGLSVNEPKRSFCPKCKADIPMRLNIPLISWLWLRGKCANCRAPIAFRYFGVELLTAVLFAAIWWFLQTSVPLGLFLKPELGALLPLWIMAGLFVAIAFIDIEHLIIPTSFTTAISIVGLGAAALWPRLPDLSGWASLDPLLADGLKQSVLGWIIGFCGLWCMVLLGKLAFGKKKMEFAEPVAWKLIEPENDVDPIFFEMNDEKTAWWDIFYRKTDRLILTATEVIANGESHGAGEVTIREQSVELPGGTVIPLDELKSLEGKGTRAVIPREAMGMGDVHLMGAIGAFFGWAGVFFSLFSASLFAIVAAVLGRIGFGKQLPFGPFLILGALTWMFGGWKLAEWYFSRFTIGH